One genomic window of Gossypium hirsutum isolate 1008001.06 chromosome D11, Gossypium_hirsutum_v2.1, whole genome shotgun sequence includes the following:
- the LOC107942851 gene encoding pentatricopeptide repeat-containing protein At4g13650 isoform X1 yields the protein MLNPILKNQTTIPCFLTKFLFMVPPLTSSLITFLSLNSNPTKSLSNTPRRTCKKFVFLYFNRNWSRLRLDCFHTNAVSHSFDELSIEGDEGNSKEVAFLHWMENRGIKANHQTFLWLLEGCLNSGSIEEGKKLHGKILKMGFSNEHFLSEKLMDIYIALGDLDGAIKVFDDMPKRNVFSWNKMISGFASKKMNDKVLGFYSRMVAENVNPNESTFASILKACTGSNVWFQYVEQIHARIIRDGFSFSSFVCNPLIDLYMKNGFIDSAKKLFDKLYVKDTVSWLAMISGLSQNGYEEQAILLFSEMHIAGILPTPYVFSSVLSACTKIEFFKLGEQLHSLVFKLGFSSETYVCNALVTLYSRSGNLVSAELIFSNTLLRDGVTYNSLISGLAQCGYSDRALELFEKMQHDCLKPDCVTVASLLGACASLGASFTGKQLHSYAIKAGFSTDLIVEGSLLDLYVKCSDIDTAYEFFSTTETVNVVLWNVMLVAYGQLDNLSESFHIFRQMQIEGLVPNQFTYPSILRTCTSVGAFDLGEQIHSQVIKTGFQYDVYVCSVLIDMYAKLGKLETALEILRRLPEEDVVSWTAMIAGYTQHDMFDEALKLFGDMLNQGIQSDNIGLSSAISACAGIQALSQGRQIHAQSFLSGFSDDVSIGNALVSLYARCGQRHDAYTAFKKIDKKDNISWNALISGLAQSGFCEEALQVFSQMNTAGVVTNLYTFISSVSAAANTANLKQGKQIHARIIKKGYDLETEVSNALITLYAKCGSIDDAEKEFSEMPEKNEISWNAIITGYSQHGSGIKAINLFEKMKQVGVRPNHITFVGVLSACSHVGLVDEGLGYFDSMSKEHDLVPKPEHYNCVVDLLSRAGLLCRARKFIEDMPIEPDAIIWRTLLSACAVHKNVDIGEFAAYHLLKLEPQDSASYVLLSNLYAVSRKWDSRDCTRQMMKERGVKKEPAQSWIEVKSSIHAFFVGDRLHPLAEKIYEHLEDLSQQAAKIGYVQDRYSLFSDVEQGEKDPTVYIHSEKLAIAFGLLSLPSAIPVRVIKNLRVCKDCHNWIKFVSKVSNRPIIVRDAYRFHHFEGGSCSCKDYW from the exons ATGCTCAATCCAATACTCAAAAACCAAACAACAATCCCATGTTTCTTAACCAAATTTCTCTTCATGGTTCCTCCACTTACTTCTTCTTTAATCACTTTCCTTTCCTTAAACTCAAACCCCACCAAATCTCTCTCAAACACACCCAGAAGAACTTGCAAAAAGTTTGTTTTTTTG TATTTTAATAGGAACTGGAGCAGATTGAGATTAGATTGTTTTCATACTAATGCGGTTTCTCATTCATTTGATGAGCTTTCTATTGAAGGAGATGAAGGGAATTCCAAGGAAGTTGCTTTCTTGCATTGGATGGAAAATAGAGGGATTAAAGCCAATCATCAAACTTTTCTTTGGCTTTTAGAAGGTTGTTTGAATTCTGGGTCTATAGAGGAAGGAAAGAAGCTTCATGGGAAGATTTTGAAGATGGGCTTCAGTAATGAACACTTTTTATCTGAGAAGCTCATGGATATTTATATTGCTTTAGGTGATTTAGATGGTGCAATCAAGGTTTTCGATGATATGCCAAAAAGAAATGTTTTTTCTTGgaataaaatgatttctggaTTTGCTTCAAAGAAAATGAATGATAAAGTACTGGGGTTTTATTCAAGGATGGTAGCTGAAAATGTGAATCCTAATGAGAGTACCTTTGCCAGCATTTTAAAGGCATGTACAGGTAGCAATGTTTGGTTTCAGTATGTTGAACAAATTCATGCTAGGATTATTCGTGATGGTTTTAGTTTTAGCTCCTTTGTTTGTAACCCATTGATTGATTTGTACATGAAAAATGGATTTATAGATTCTGCGAAGAagttatttgataaactatatgtgaaggataCTGTTTCTTGGTTGGCTATGATCTCGGGCTTGTCTCAAAATGGATATGAGGAGCAAGCTATTTTGTTGTTTTCTGAGATGCATATAGCAGGAATTTTACCTACACCGTATGTCTTTTCTAGTGTTTTAAGTGCTTGCACGAAAATAGAGTTCTTTAAGTTGGGAGAGCAGCTCCATAGCCTTGTTTTCAAACTGGGATTTTCTTCTGAGACTTATGTCTGCAATGCTTTAGTTACTTTATATTCACGCTCTGGGAATTTGGTATCTGCCGAACTAATTTTCAGCAATACATTGCTACGGGATGGTGTTACTTATAACTCACTGATCTCTGGGTTAGCACAGTGTGGATATAGTGATAGAGCTCTAGAATTGTTTGAGAAAATGCAGCATGATTGCTTGAAACCGGACTGTGTTACAGTTGCCAGTCTTTTGGGTGCCTGTGCATCTCTCGGAGCTTCATTTACAGGTAAGCAACTTCATTCATATGCCATAAAAGCTGGGTTTTCTACGGACTTAATTGTTGAAGGGTCTCTGCTTGATCTTTATGTTAAATGCTCTGATATAGATACTGCATATGAGTTCTTTAGTACAACGGAGACTGTAAATGTAGTTTTGTGGAATGTGATGCTGGTTGCATATGGGCAGTTAGATAACCTTAGTGAGTCTTTTCATATATTTAGACAGATGCAGATTGAGGGATTGGTGCCTAACCAATTTACCTATCCAAGTATTTTAAGAACTTGCACCTCCGTCGGAGCATTCGACTTGGGAGAGCAGATTCATTCTCAAGTTATTAAAACTGGTTTCCAGTATGATGTTTATGTCTGTAGTGTATTAATTGACATGTATGCTAAGCTTGGAAAGTTAGAAACTGCCTTAGAAATTCTCAGAAGACTTCCTGAGGAGGATGTAGTTTCCTGGACAGCTATGATTGCAGGGTACACACAGCATGATATGTTTGATGAGGCTCTTAAACTTTTTGGAGACATGCTGAACCAAGGGATTCAATCTGATAACATAGGACTTTCGAGTGCAATCAGTGCATGTGCTGGTATTCAAGCACTCAGTCAAGGACGGCAAATTCATGCCCAATCTTTTCTTTCCGGTTTCTCAGATGATGTTTCAATTGGCAATGCGCTTGTTAGTCTTTATGCTAGATGTGGGCAGAGGCATGATGCATATACAGCattcaaaaaaattgataaaaaagatAATATATCATGGAATGCATTGATATCCGGACTCGCACAGAGTGGGTTCTGCGAGGAAGCATTGCAGGTTTTTTCTCAAATGAATACAGCAGGAGTGGTAactaatttatatacttttatctCCTCAGTTAGTGCTGCTGCTAATACTGCTAATTTAAAACAAGGAAAGCAGATCCATGCCAGGATAATAAAAAAGGGGTATGACTTAGAAACTGAGGTGTCTAATGCTTTGATCACATTGTATGCAAAGTGTGGGAGCATTGATGATGCAGAAAAGGAATTCTCAGAAATGCCTGAGAAAAATGAGATTTCTTGGAATGCCATTATCACAGGCTATTCTCAACACGGATCTGGTATCAAGGCAATAAATCTCTTTGAGAAGATGAAACAGGTTGGTGTAAGGCCAAATCATATAACTTTTGTGGGAGTTTTGTCAGCTTGTAGTCATGTGGGTTTGGTGGACGAGGGCCTTGGCTACTTTGACTCCATGAGCAAAGAACATGACTTAGTGCCTAAACCTGAACATTATAATTGTGTTGTCGATCTTCTCAGCCGAGCTGGTCTTTTGTGTCGTGCAAGAAAATTTATAGAGGATATGCCTATTGAACCAGATGCCATCATTTGGAGGACCCTCTTAAGTGCTTGTGCAGTTCATAAGAATGTAGACATCGGAGAATTTGCTGCTTATCACCTTCTTAAACTGGAACCTCAAGACTCAGCAAGTTATGTCCTTCTCTCTAATTTATATGCAGTGTCTAGGAAATGGGATTCCAGGGATTGTACAAGGCAAATGATGAAAGAAAGAGGTGTGAAAAAAGAGCCTGCTCAAAGCTGGATTGAGGTTAAGAGTTCAATTCATGCATTTTTTGTTGGTGACCGGCTCCATCCACTGGCTGAGAAGATATATGAGCACTTAGAAGATCTTAGTCAACAAGCAGCTAAAATTGGTTATGTACAAGACCGTTATAGCCTTTTCAGTGATGTGGAACAAGGAGAAAAGGACCCGACTGTTTATATTCACAGTGAGAAGCTGGCTATTGCATTTGGGCTCCTTAGTTTGCCCAGTGCAATTCCAGTTCGTGTGATTAAGAATCTTCGTGTGTGTAAAGATTGCCATAATTGGATCAAGTTTGTGTCGAAGGTATCTAATCGGCCAATTATAGTCCGAGATGCATACCGGTTTCATCATTTTGAAGGTGGCTCTTGTTCATGCAAAGATTACTGGTAA
- the LOC107942853 gene encoding NADPH-dependent aldehyde reductase-like protein, chloroplastic — protein MPMASTTSTNLPLKDRVAIVTGSSRGIGRVIATHLAGLGAKLVINYTSSADQADLVATQINSLYPGDSPRAVTVKADVSDPAQVKLLFDSAEQAFGSPIHILVNSAGVLDPKYPKIADTALEDFDRIFSVNTRGAFLCAKEAANRLKRGSGGRIILLSSSMAAALRPGFGAYAASKAAVEAMVKILAKELKGTGITANCVAPGPIATEMFFAGKSEEAVQRCIDESPHNRLGQSEDVAPVVGFLASDASEWVNGQTIRVNGGYV, from the exons ATGCCCATGGCTTCTACAACCAGTACCAATCTCCCACTCAAAGACCGAGTTGCTATAGTAACTGGGTCATCTCGTGGTATTGGCCGAGTTATAGCCACTCACCTGGCCGGACTCGGTGCTAAACTCGTTATTAACTACACTTCCAGTGCAGACCAAGCCGATCTCGTAGCTACCCAGATCAATTCTCTGTATCCTGGTGACTCCCCGCGAGCTGTGACTGTCAAAGCCGATGTTTCGGACCCTGCCCAGGTCAAGCTTCTGTTTGATTCGGCCGAGCAGGCGTTTGGATCACCGATTCACATCCTGGTTAACTCTGCTGGAGTTCTGGATCCTAAGTATCCTAAAATTGCTGATACTGCCTTGGAGGACTTTGACCGTATTTTCAG TGTAAACACAAGAGGGGCATTCTTGTGTGCCAAGGAAGCAGCAAACAGGCTGAAGCGTGGCAGTGGAGGTCGGATCATACTGCTGTCATCATCAATGGCTGCTGCACTGAGGCCAGGATTCGGGGCGTATGCAGCATCGAAGGCAGCTGTAGAGGCAATGGTAAAAATACTAGCAAAGGAACTCAAAGGAACTGGTATCACTGCAAATTGTGTGGCACCAGGGCCGATTGCGACAGAGATGTTCTTTGCTGGGAAAAGTGAAGAAGCGGTGCAGAGATGTATTGATGAATCTCCACATAATCGACTTGGTCAGAGCGAAGATGTTGCACCCGTTGTCGGGTTCTTGGCCTCTGATGCTAGTGAGTGGGTTAATGGACAAACCATTCGCGTTAATGGCGGCTatgtttga
- the LOC107942847 gene encoding PHD finger protein ING2, with amino-acid sequence MAIARTGVYVDDYLEYSSTLPAELQRLLNTIRELDERSQSMINQTRQQTKYCLGIAANRGNGNSYMNNGHEDEETVEKMRKDIEASQENALSLCTEKVLLARQAYDLIDSHVKRLDEDLTYFAEDLKQEGKIPPDEPAILPPLPIVPPKVEKRKFFYGTPQSKRVDYRERDWDRERDRDFELMPPPGSHKRDFATPLDDQPIDPNEPTYCVCHQVSFGDMIACDNENCQGGEWFHYACVGLTPETRFKGKWYCPTCRTLPQCQ; translated from the exons ATGGCAATCGCGAGAACGGGCGTCTACGTCGACGATTATTTGGAGT ACTCAAGCACCTTGCCAGCTGAGCTTCAAAGACTTCTCAATACAATTCGAGAACTCGATGAACGGTCCCAAT CTATGATTAATCAGACGAGGCAACAAACTAAGTATTGTTTAGGAATTGCGGCGAACAGAGGGAATGGAAATAGTTATATGAATAATGGTCATGAAGATGAGGAAACCGTTGAGAAAATGAGGAAGGATATAGAGGCCAGTCAAGAAAATGCACTGAGTTTGTGCACTGAGAAGGTTTTGTTGGCGCGGCAAGCTTATGATTTA ATAGATAGCCATGTAAAACGCCTTGATGAGGATTTGACCTATTTTGCAGAGGATCTAAAGCAAG AAGGAAAAATTCCACCGGATGAGCCTGCCATTCTCCCTCCACTACCTATTGTTCCTCCAAAGGTTGAGAAACGCAAGTTCTTTTATGGAACACCTCAATCAAAGAGAGTGGATTACAGGGAAAGAGATTGGGATCGAGAGCGTGATAGGGATTTTGAACTGATGCCTCCTCCAGGAAGCCATAAGAGAGATTTTGCTACCCCTCTTGATGATCAACCCATTGATCCAAATGAACCTACTTATTGTGTCTGCCATCAG GTATCATTTGGAGATATGATTGCATGTGACAATGAAAAT TGCCAAGGAGGTGAATGGTTCCATTATGCTTGTGTTGGGCTGACACCGGAGACAAGATTCAAGGGAAAGTGGTACTGCCCGACCTGTAGGACACTTCCACAATGCCAATAA
- the LOC107942851 gene encoding pentatricopeptide repeat-containing protein At4g13650 isoform X2: MFLNQISLHGSSTYFFFNHFPFLKLKPHQISLKHTQKNLQKYFNRNWSRLRLDCFHTNAVSHSFDELSIEGDEGNSKEVAFLHWMENRGIKANHQTFLWLLEGCLNSGSIEEGKKLHGKILKMGFSNEHFLSEKLMDIYIALGDLDGAIKVFDDMPKRNVFSWNKMISGFASKKMNDKVLGFYSRMVAENVNPNESTFASILKACTGSNVWFQYVEQIHARIIRDGFSFSSFVCNPLIDLYMKNGFIDSAKKLFDKLYVKDTVSWLAMISGLSQNGYEEQAILLFSEMHIAGILPTPYVFSSVLSACTKIEFFKLGEQLHSLVFKLGFSSETYVCNALVTLYSRSGNLVSAELIFSNTLLRDGVTYNSLISGLAQCGYSDRALELFEKMQHDCLKPDCVTVASLLGACASLGASFTGKQLHSYAIKAGFSTDLIVEGSLLDLYVKCSDIDTAYEFFSTTETVNVVLWNVMLVAYGQLDNLSESFHIFRQMQIEGLVPNQFTYPSILRTCTSVGAFDLGEQIHSQVIKTGFQYDVYVCSVLIDMYAKLGKLETALEILRRLPEEDVVSWTAMIAGYTQHDMFDEALKLFGDMLNQGIQSDNIGLSSAISACAGIQALSQGRQIHAQSFLSGFSDDVSIGNALVSLYARCGQRHDAYTAFKKIDKKDNISWNALISGLAQSGFCEEALQVFSQMNTAGVVTNLYTFISSVSAAANTANLKQGKQIHARIIKKGYDLETEVSNALITLYAKCGSIDDAEKEFSEMPEKNEISWNAIITGYSQHGSGIKAINLFEKMKQVGVRPNHITFVGVLSACSHVGLVDEGLGYFDSMSKEHDLVPKPEHYNCVVDLLSRAGLLCRARKFIEDMPIEPDAIIWRTLLSACAVHKNVDIGEFAAYHLLKLEPQDSASYVLLSNLYAVSRKWDSRDCTRQMMKERGVKKEPAQSWIEVKSSIHAFFVGDRLHPLAEKIYEHLEDLSQQAAKIGYVQDRYSLFSDVEQGEKDPTVYIHSEKLAIAFGLLSLPSAIPVRVIKNLRVCKDCHNWIKFVSKVSNRPIIVRDAYRFHHFEGGSCSCKDYW; this comes from the exons ATGTTTCTTAACCAAATTTCTCTTCATGGTTCCTCCACTTACTTCTTCTTTAATCACTTTCCTTTCCTTAAACTCAAACCCCACCAAATCTCTCTCAAACACACCCAGAAGAACTTGCAAAAA TATTTTAATAGGAACTGGAGCAGATTGAGATTAGATTGTTTTCATACTAATGCGGTTTCTCATTCATTTGATGAGCTTTCTATTGAAGGAGATGAAGGGAATTCCAAGGAAGTTGCTTTCTTGCATTGGATGGAAAATAGAGGGATTAAAGCCAATCATCAAACTTTTCTTTGGCTTTTAGAAGGTTGTTTGAATTCTGGGTCTATAGAGGAAGGAAAGAAGCTTCATGGGAAGATTTTGAAGATGGGCTTCAGTAATGAACACTTTTTATCTGAGAAGCTCATGGATATTTATATTGCTTTAGGTGATTTAGATGGTGCAATCAAGGTTTTCGATGATATGCCAAAAAGAAATGTTTTTTCTTGgaataaaatgatttctggaTTTGCTTCAAAGAAAATGAATGATAAAGTACTGGGGTTTTATTCAAGGATGGTAGCTGAAAATGTGAATCCTAATGAGAGTACCTTTGCCAGCATTTTAAAGGCATGTACAGGTAGCAATGTTTGGTTTCAGTATGTTGAACAAATTCATGCTAGGATTATTCGTGATGGTTTTAGTTTTAGCTCCTTTGTTTGTAACCCATTGATTGATTTGTACATGAAAAATGGATTTATAGATTCTGCGAAGAagttatttgataaactatatgtgaaggataCTGTTTCTTGGTTGGCTATGATCTCGGGCTTGTCTCAAAATGGATATGAGGAGCAAGCTATTTTGTTGTTTTCTGAGATGCATATAGCAGGAATTTTACCTACACCGTATGTCTTTTCTAGTGTTTTAAGTGCTTGCACGAAAATAGAGTTCTTTAAGTTGGGAGAGCAGCTCCATAGCCTTGTTTTCAAACTGGGATTTTCTTCTGAGACTTATGTCTGCAATGCTTTAGTTACTTTATATTCACGCTCTGGGAATTTGGTATCTGCCGAACTAATTTTCAGCAATACATTGCTACGGGATGGTGTTACTTATAACTCACTGATCTCTGGGTTAGCACAGTGTGGATATAGTGATAGAGCTCTAGAATTGTTTGAGAAAATGCAGCATGATTGCTTGAAACCGGACTGTGTTACAGTTGCCAGTCTTTTGGGTGCCTGTGCATCTCTCGGAGCTTCATTTACAGGTAAGCAACTTCATTCATATGCCATAAAAGCTGGGTTTTCTACGGACTTAATTGTTGAAGGGTCTCTGCTTGATCTTTATGTTAAATGCTCTGATATAGATACTGCATATGAGTTCTTTAGTACAACGGAGACTGTAAATGTAGTTTTGTGGAATGTGATGCTGGTTGCATATGGGCAGTTAGATAACCTTAGTGAGTCTTTTCATATATTTAGACAGATGCAGATTGAGGGATTGGTGCCTAACCAATTTACCTATCCAAGTATTTTAAGAACTTGCACCTCCGTCGGAGCATTCGACTTGGGAGAGCAGATTCATTCTCAAGTTATTAAAACTGGTTTCCAGTATGATGTTTATGTCTGTAGTGTATTAATTGACATGTATGCTAAGCTTGGAAAGTTAGAAACTGCCTTAGAAATTCTCAGAAGACTTCCTGAGGAGGATGTAGTTTCCTGGACAGCTATGATTGCAGGGTACACACAGCATGATATGTTTGATGAGGCTCTTAAACTTTTTGGAGACATGCTGAACCAAGGGATTCAATCTGATAACATAGGACTTTCGAGTGCAATCAGTGCATGTGCTGGTATTCAAGCACTCAGTCAAGGACGGCAAATTCATGCCCAATCTTTTCTTTCCGGTTTCTCAGATGATGTTTCAATTGGCAATGCGCTTGTTAGTCTTTATGCTAGATGTGGGCAGAGGCATGATGCATATACAGCattcaaaaaaattgataaaaaagatAATATATCATGGAATGCATTGATATCCGGACTCGCACAGAGTGGGTTCTGCGAGGAAGCATTGCAGGTTTTTTCTCAAATGAATACAGCAGGAGTGGTAactaatttatatacttttatctCCTCAGTTAGTGCTGCTGCTAATACTGCTAATTTAAAACAAGGAAAGCAGATCCATGCCAGGATAATAAAAAAGGGGTATGACTTAGAAACTGAGGTGTCTAATGCTTTGATCACATTGTATGCAAAGTGTGGGAGCATTGATGATGCAGAAAAGGAATTCTCAGAAATGCCTGAGAAAAATGAGATTTCTTGGAATGCCATTATCACAGGCTATTCTCAACACGGATCTGGTATCAAGGCAATAAATCTCTTTGAGAAGATGAAACAGGTTGGTGTAAGGCCAAATCATATAACTTTTGTGGGAGTTTTGTCAGCTTGTAGTCATGTGGGTTTGGTGGACGAGGGCCTTGGCTACTTTGACTCCATGAGCAAAGAACATGACTTAGTGCCTAAACCTGAACATTATAATTGTGTTGTCGATCTTCTCAGCCGAGCTGGTCTTTTGTGTCGTGCAAGAAAATTTATAGAGGATATGCCTATTGAACCAGATGCCATCATTTGGAGGACCCTCTTAAGTGCTTGTGCAGTTCATAAGAATGTAGACATCGGAGAATTTGCTGCTTATCACCTTCTTAAACTGGAACCTCAAGACTCAGCAAGTTATGTCCTTCTCTCTAATTTATATGCAGTGTCTAGGAAATGGGATTCCAGGGATTGTACAAGGCAAATGATGAAAGAAAGAGGTGTGAAAAAAGAGCCTGCTCAAAGCTGGATTGAGGTTAAGAGTTCAATTCATGCATTTTTTGTTGGTGACCGGCTCCATCCACTGGCTGAGAAGATATATGAGCACTTAGAAGATCTTAGTCAACAAGCAGCTAAAATTGGTTATGTACAAGACCGTTATAGCCTTTTCAGTGATGTGGAACAAGGAGAAAAGGACCCGACTGTTTATATTCACAGTGAGAAGCTGGCTATTGCATTTGGGCTCCTTAGTTTGCCCAGTGCAATTCCAGTTCGTGTGATTAAGAATCTTCGTGTGTGTAAAGATTGCCATAATTGGATCAAGTTTGTGTCGAAGGTATCTAATCGGCCAATTATAGTCCGAGATGCATACCGGTTTCATCATTTTGAAGGTGGCTCTTGTTCATGCAAAGATTACTGGTAA